The Desmodus rotundus isolate HL8 chromosome 3, HLdesRot8A.1, whole genome shotgun sequence genome includes a region encoding these proteins:
- the KRR1 gene encoding KRR1 small subunit processome component homolog isoform X1: MASSKLSEQATAAGKREFHNQKPKPDNHDESELLTVPDGWKEPAFSKEDNPRGLLEESSFATLFPKYREAYLKECWPLVQKALNEHHVNATLDLIEGSMTVCTTKKTFDPYIIIRARDLIKLLARSVSFEQAVRILQDDVACDIIKIGSLVRNKERFVKRRQRLIGPKGSTLKALELLTNCYIMVQGNTVSAIGPFRGLKEVRKVVLDTMKNIHPIYNIKTLMIKRELAKDSELRSQSWERFLPQFKHKNVNKRKEPKKKTVKKEYTPFPPPQPESQIDKELATGEYFLKASQKKRQKMEAIKAKQAEALTKRQEERNKAFIPPKEKPVVKPKEASTETKIDVAAIKEKVKKAKNKKLGALTAEEVQLKMEADEKQKKKKK, encoded by the exons ATGGCGTCCTCCAAACTGAGTGAGCAAGCTACAGCGGCTGGGAAAAGAGAATTTCATAACCAGAAGCCGAAGCCTGACAATCACG ATGAATCAGAACTTCTTACTGTTCCCGATGGTTGGAAGGAACCAgctttttccaaagaggacaacCCCAGAGGACTCTTGGAGGAGAGCAGTTTCGCAACTTTGTTCCCCAAATACAGGGAGGCTTACTTGAAAGAGTGCTGGCCATTGGTACAGAAAGCACTGAATGAACAC CACGTTAACGCAACCCTGGACCTGATTGAGGGCAGCATGACGGTCTGCACAACAAAGAAGACCTTTGACCCGTATATCATCATTAGGGCCAGAGACCTAATAAAACTGTTAGCAAGGAGTGTTTCATTTGAACAG gCAGTACGAATTCTTCAGGATGATGTTGCATGTGACATCATTAAAATAGGTTCTttagtaagaaataaagaaagatttgTAAAAAGAAGACAACGGCTTATTGGTCCCAAAGGATCTACATTGAAG GCACTGGAACTCTTAACAAACTGTTACATTATGGTTCAGGGAAACACGGTTTCAGCCATTGGACCCTTTAGAGGCTTAAAAGAG GTTCGAAAAGTAGTCCTAGATACTATGAAGAATATTCATCCAATTTATAATATTAAA ACCTTAATGATTAAAAGAGAATTGGCGAAAGATTCCGAATTAAGATCACAAAGTTGGGAAAGATTTTTGCCACAGTTCAAgcacaaaaatgtaaacaaacgcaaggaaccaaagaaaaaaactgttaaaaaggaATATACACCATTCCCACCACCACAGCCAGAAAGTCAG ATCGATAAAGAATTGGCTACTGGTGAATACTTTCTGAAGGCAAGTCAAAAGAAGCGGCAGAAAATGGAAGCAATAAAG GCTAAACAAGCAGAAGCTCTCACTAAGAGacaagaggagagaaacaaagcTTTTATTCCACCTAAAGAAAAACCAGTTGTGAAGCCTAAGGAAG CTTCTACTGAAACTAAAATTGACGTGGCTGCCATCAAGGAAAAGGTTAAGAAAGCAAAGAATAAGAAACTTGGAGCTCTTACAGCTGAAGAAGTTCAGCTTAAAATGGAAGCAGatgaaaagcaaaagaagaagaaaaaataa
- the KRR1 gene encoding KRR1 small subunit processome component homolog isoform X2, whose product MASSKLSEQATAAGKREFHNQKPKPDNHDESELLTVPDGWKEPAFSKEDNPRGLLEESSFATLFPKYREAYLKECWPLVQKALNEHAVRILQDDVACDIIKIGSLVRNKERFVKRRQRLIGPKGSTLKALELLTNCYIMVQGNTVSAIGPFRGLKEVRKVVLDTMKNIHPIYNIKTLMIKRELAKDSELRSQSWERFLPQFKHKNVNKRKEPKKKTVKKEYTPFPPPQPESQIDKELATGEYFLKASQKKRQKMEAIKAKQAEALTKRQEERNKAFIPPKEKPVVKPKEASTETKIDVAAIKEKVKKAKNKKLGALTAEEVQLKMEADEKQKKKKK is encoded by the exons ATGGCGTCCTCCAAACTGAGTGAGCAAGCTACAGCGGCTGGGAAAAGAGAATTTCATAACCAGAAGCCGAAGCCTGACAATCACG ATGAATCAGAACTTCTTACTGTTCCCGATGGTTGGAAGGAACCAgctttttccaaagaggacaacCCCAGAGGACTCTTGGAGGAGAGCAGTTTCGCAACTTTGTTCCCCAAATACAGGGAGGCTTACTTGAAAGAGTGCTGGCCATTGGTACAGAAAGCACTGAATGAACAC gCAGTACGAATTCTTCAGGATGATGTTGCATGTGACATCATTAAAATAGGTTCTttagtaagaaataaagaaagatttgTAAAAAGAAGACAACGGCTTATTGGTCCCAAAGGATCTACATTGAAG GCACTGGAACTCTTAACAAACTGTTACATTATGGTTCAGGGAAACACGGTTTCAGCCATTGGACCCTTTAGAGGCTTAAAAGAG GTTCGAAAAGTAGTCCTAGATACTATGAAGAATATTCATCCAATTTATAATATTAAA ACCTTAATGATTAAAAGAGAATTGGCGAAAGATTCCGAATTAAGATCACAAAGTTGGGAAAGATTTTTGCCACAGTTCAAgcacaaaaatgtaaacaaacgcaaggaaccaaagaaaaaaactgttaaaaaggaATATACACCATTCCCACCACCACAGCCAGAAAGTCAG ATCGATAAAGAATTGGCTACTGGTGAATACTTTCTGAAGGCAAGTCAAAAGAAGCGGCAGAAAATGGAAGCAATAAAG GCTAAACAAGCAGAAGCTCTCACTAAGAGacaagaggagagaaacaaagcTTTTATTCCACCTAAAGAAAAACCAGTTGTGAAGCCTAAGGAAG CTTCTACTGAAACTAAAATTGACGTGGCTGCCATCAAGGAAAAGGTTAAGAAAGCAAAGAATAAGAAACTTGGAGCTCTTACAGCTGAAGAAGTTCAGCTTAAAATGGAAGCAGatgaaaagcaaaagaagaagaaaaaataa